A window from Nodosilinea sp. PGN35 encodes these proteins:
- a CDS encoding glycosyltransferase family 39 protein, translated as MSKRWDFFQSPVWAWGRWFVLGFLALRVGFWLTAFPNPDEAYYWLWGQRPGFSYYDHPPFHAWVQGLFGAVLGQSPFVLRLPNVISSGILGVTLYRICRYLYGDQARDRTWLVILLGLSSPLFFWYLGLAWHDHWLVTLAVVSSFLFVRYVDSAVENPGRGSGRDLYGAAVFLGLAGLCKYNAVFVGLGFLALILADRRHWSVLRDRRLYLALGLLLLVLSPILIWNLQHDFFSFRFYRDRTAGGGLSLNLLQPVVFLALCGLILGPIQSWSIVRLLRRRGQTATVRASCYPALALGIFGLSTAAFTALSTVSVALFYWNILAYPLLFPLLSDQFYRPEAKPARAGQLAIAQALGLFAATALVTYYTVIPLGVFFGAVDPDGAALFGWPQVAQAVTTQAADLENPLLLTTDYRSASALAYALNDPEVLAISGRLDQFDFWYDAPALEGRDAVLLGETWHPICPTHLAMFERVDPPETLEVRRFGQVLQTYELVRGYGFRAGPAGYPLSPDYPLAFTTDGEQCLPE; from the coding sequence ATGAGTAAGCGCTGGGATTTCTTTCAGTCTCCCGTTTGGGCCTGGGGACGCTGGTTTGTGCTGGGGTTTTTGGCGCTGCGGGTGGGGTTTTGGCTGACGGCCTTCCCCAACCCCGACGAAGCCTACTACTGGCTGTGGGGGCAGCGACCGGGCTTTTCGTACTACGACCACCCGCCCTTTCACGCCTGGGTGCAGGGTCTGTTTGGGGCGGTGCTGGGCCAATCGCCCTTCGTGCTGCGGCTGCCCAACGTCATCAGCAGCGGCATTTTGGGGGTCACGCTCTACCGCATCTGTCGCTACCTCTACGGCGATCAGGCCCGCGATCGCACCTGGCTGGTCATTTTGCTGGGGCTGTCGTCGCCCCTGTTTTTTTGGTACCTGGGGCTGGCCTGGCACGACCACTGGCTGGTGACCCTGGCGGTGGTCAGCAGTTTTTTATTCGTCCGCTACGTCGATAGCGCCGTGGAAAATCCCGGTCGGGGTAGCGGTCGCGACCTCTACGGTGCCGCCGTTTTTCTGGGCCTGGCGGGGCTGTGTAAGTACAACGCGGTGTTTGTGGGGCTGGGCTTTTTGGCCCTGATTTTGGCGGATAGACGGCACTGGTCGGTGCTGCGCGATCGCCGCCTCTACCTGGCCCTGGGCCTGCTCTTACTGGTGCTGTCGCCAATTTTGATCTGGAATCTTCAGCACGACTTTTTTTCGTTTCGGTTTTACCGCGATCGCACCGCCGGGGGCGGCCTTAGCCTCAATCTGCTTCAGCCCGTGGTGTTTTTAGCGCTGTGCGGTCTGATTCTCGGCCCCATCCAGTCGTGGAGCATCGTCCGGCTGCTCCGGCGGCGGGGGCAGACCGCGACAGTGCGGGCATCCTGCTATCCGGCCCTGGCCCTGGGGATCTTTGGCCTGTCTACCGCAGCGTTTACAGCCCTGTCCACTGTGTCTGTGGCGCTGTTTTACTGGAATATTTTGGCCTACCCGCTGCTGTTTCCCCTGCTGAGCGACCAGTTTTACCGACCGGAGGCAAAGCCAGCGCGGGCTGGGCAGCTGGCGATCGCCCAAGCCCTGGGCCTGTTTGCCGCCACGGCCCTAGTCACCTACTACACCGTGATTCCCCTGGGCGTGTTTTTCGGTGCCGTAGACCCCGATGGGGCCGCGCTCTTTGGCTGGCCCCAGGTGGCCCAGGCCGTAACCACCCAGGCCGCCGACCTAGAAAATCCCCTGCTGCTCACCACCGACTACCGTTCGGCCTCGGCCTTGGCCTACGCCCTCAACGACCCCGAGGTGCTGGCCATCTCCGGTCGCCTCGACCAGTTTGACTTTTGGTACGATGCCCCCGCCCTTGAGGGACGCGACGCGGTGCTGCTGGGCGAAACCTGGCACCCCATCTGCCCTACCCATCTAGCCATGTTCGAACGGGTTGATCCACCAGAAACCCTTGAGGTGCGCCGCTTTGGTCAGGTGCTGCAAACCTATGAACTAGTTCGGGGCTACGGCTTTAGAGCCGGGCCAGCGGGCTATCCCCTCAGCCCAGACTATCCCCTGGCGTTTACCACCGATGGAGAGCAGTGCCTACCAGAATAG